One Antiquaquibacter oligotrophicus genomic region harbors:
- a CDS encoding MFS transporter yields the protein MTATPPQGPESARPPAPPVDLPPPPGAATPTPTGRGRRAATFTPFAEPTRRVHAGWIALFATAWFGIWMAQLTPIQLLLPQQVDTVLNPTDWTESVVAFGIISGIAGACALIAYPLTGALSDRTTSRFGRRRPWILAGALVFAVALVLLGIQTTMVGIGVAWSIAIIGFCMLSAALTATISDQVPVGQRGFVSGWVSAPQAVGTVLGLLLVILLGLTPFLGYTLMAVLLVVLVLPFLAFVPDEVLPRVLRPPFTLAALVRGFWVNPVKYPDFGWTLVSRILVNIGNALGTTLLLYFIMFGLGREETAEDDLLSLTLVYLVFFILAALGFGKLSDVIGRRKPFVYVAAYLQGLAALIIAFVPDLAVTFVAAALLGIGYGCFMAVDQALATQVLPNSHTRGKDLGIMNIATTVPQAVAPLVGAFIVAYLGGFMGLFIVSAAAAAVGGLAILPVRGVR from the coding sequence GTGACCGCAACACCGCCGCAAGGTCCTGAGTCCGCTCGTCCCCCGGCACCGCCGGTCGATCTGCCACCACCCCCGGGTGCTGCGACGCCGACCCCCACGGGCCGGGGTCGACGCGCGGCGACCTTCACGCCCTTCGCTGAGCCAACGCGGCGGGTCCACGCCGGGTGGATCGCGCTCTTCGCGACCGCGTGGTTCGGCATTTGGATGGCGCAACTCACGCCCATCCAACTGCTGCTCCCGCAGCAGGTCGATACGGTCCTCAACCCGACGGACTGGACGGAAAGTGTTGTCGCCTTCGGCATCATCTCCGGCATCGCTGGTGCGTGCGCGCTCATCGCCTACCCCCTGACCGGAGCACTGTCCGACCGCACCACGTCGCGGTTCGGACGGCGGCGACCCTGGATCCTCGCGGGCGCACTCGTTTTCGCTGTCGCGCTTGTGCTGCTGGGCATCCAGACCACCATGGTCGGAATCGGCGTCGCGTGGTCGATCGCCATCATCGGCTTCTGCATGCTGTCGGCGGCGCTCACGGCCACGATCTCCGACCAGGTTCCCGTCGGCCAGCGTGGATTCGTCTCCGGCTGGGTGTCTGCCCCGCAGGCCGTTGGCACGGTGTTGGGGCTCCTTCTCGTCATCCTCCTCGGCCTCACACCGTTCCTCGGGTACACACTCATGGCGGTGTTGCTTGTGGTGCTCGTGCTGCCCTTCCTCGCGTTTGTTCCGGATGAGGTGCTGCCGAGGGTGCTGCGCCCACCGTTCACACTCGCGGCCCTCGTTCGCGGCTTCTGGGTGAACCCCGTGAAGTATCCCGACTTCGGGTGGACCCTCGTCAGTCGCATCCTCGTCAACATCGGCAACGCACTCGGCACCACCCTGCTGCTGTACTTCATCATGTTCGGCCTCGGCCGGGAGGAGACAGCGGAAGACGACCTCCTGAGCCTCACCCTCGTCTACCTCGTCTTCTTCATCCTCGCCGCGCTCGGCTTCGGCAAACTCAGCGACGTCATCGGGCGCCGCAAGCCGTTCGTCTACGTGGCCGCCTACCTCCAGGGGCTTGCGGCTCTCATCATCGCGTTTGTGCCGGACCTCGCCGTCACCTTCGTCGCGGCAGCCCTGCTCGGCATCGGCTACGGGTGTTTTATGGCGGTCGACCAGGCACTCGCGACCCAGGTGCTGCCGAACTCGCACACCCGCGGCAAAGACCTCGGCATCATGAACATCGCGACAACCGTGCCCCAAGCCGTTGCACCGCTCGTTGGGGCGTTCATCGTCGCCTACCTCGGTGGGTTTATGGGCCTCTTCATCGTGTCCGCCGCAGCGGCCGCGGTCGGCGGTCTCGCGATCCTGCCCGTGCGCGGCGTGCGGTAG
- a CDS encoding exodeoxyribonuclease III, which produces MVRPLRIASVNTNGVRAAFRKGMGEWLDARSVDILAMQEVRAATSDLEALLGPEWSILHDAATAKGRAGVAIASRDRASIHRVTFGADDFDTAGRWLEADYEVHGRIVTVVSTYVHTGEADTPKQDEKWKFLDAMSERLPELRAHSPLSLVVGDLNVGHRELDIRNWRGNRKNSGFLPRERAYFDRFFGPEGEAVEGVDGSVGPGLGWVDVGRRWAGEVDGPYTWWSQRGRAFDNDTGWRIDYHLATPELAATVVDYSVDRAAAHDQRWSDHAPVVVDYQL; this is translated from the coding sequence ATGGTTCGACCCCTGCGCATTGCTTCTGTCAACACGAACGGCGTCCGCGCCGCCTTCCGCAAAGGGATGGGCGAGTGGCTGGATGCCCGATCCGTCGACATCCTCGCGATGCAAGAAGTGCGTGCGGCCACGAGCGACCTCGAGGCCCTGCTCGGCCCGGAGTGGAGCATCCTCCACGATGCGGCGACGGCGAAAGGCCGCGCGGGGGTCGCGATCGCGTCACGTGATCGCGCGAGCATCCATCGGGTCACCTTCGGCGCCGACGACTTCGATACCGCGGGCCGCTGGCTCGAAGCCGACTACGAGGTTCACGGTCGTATCGTCACAGTTGTTTCCACCTACGTGCACACGGGCGAGGCGGACACCCCCAAGCAGGACGAGAAGTGGAAGTTCCTGGATGCCATGAGCGAGCGGCTGCCCGAACTGCGCGCACACTCACCGCTCTCCCTCGTCGTCGGCGACCTCAACGTCGGTCACCGCGAACTCGACATCCGCAACTGGCGCGGCAATCGCAAAAACTCCGGATTCCTGCCCCGCGAGCGGGCCTACTTCGACCGCTTCTTCGGGCCGGAGGGCGAGGCCGTGGAAGGTGTCGACGGGTCCGTGGGCCCCGGGCTCGGCTGGGTGGATGTCGGCCGCCGCTGGGCCGGTGAAGTCGACGGCCCCTACACATGGTGGTCGCAGCGCGGGCGCGCGTTCGACAACGACACCGGATGGCGCATCGACTACCACCTCGCAACCCCCGAGCTCGCGGCGACCGTCGTCGACTACTCCGTGGACCGTGCCGCCGCGCACGACCAGCGATGGAGCGATCACGCTCCGGTTGTCGTCGACTACCAGCTCTGA
- the trpS gene encoding tryptophan--tRNA ligase: MTKTRLFSGMQPSADSLHLGNYMGALLQWRDMQVTHDAVFCVVDLHAITVPQDPAQLREQTRRTAAQYIAAGIDPSISTLFVQSQVAAHPQLAWVLNTITGFGEASRMTQFKDKSQKQGADSASVGLFTYPILQAADILLYDATVVPVGEDQRQHIELTRDLANRFNTRFGETFVVPEVQILKETAKVYDLQDPNAKMSKSAATDSGVLWLLDEPARTAKKIKSAVTDAEREVRFDRENKAGVSNLLTIHSVLSGRSIADLEVEFDGKGYGDLKGAVAEVVASEFGPIRERALELLADPAELDRILGAAADRAAEIADATLRRVYDAVGFLPKP, encoded by the coding sequence GTGACCAAGACCCGCCTCTTCTCCGGTATGCAGCCTTCCGCCGACTCGCTCCACCTCGGCAACTACATGGGTGCGCTCCTCCAGTGGCGTGACATGCAGGTCACACACGACGCGGTGTTCTGTGTCGTCGACCTGCACGCGATCACGGTGCCGCAGGATCCGGCTCAGCTCCGGGAGCAGACGCGTCGCACCGCCGCCCAGTACATCGCGGCCGGAATCGACCCCTCCATCTCCACACTTTTTGTGCAGTCTCAGGTCGCGGCGCACCCGCAGCTCGCGTGGGTGCTCAACACGATCACGGGCTTCGGCGAGGCCAGCCGCATGACGCAGTTCAAGGACAAGTCGCAGAAGCAGGGCGCCGATTCGGCATCGGTCGGACTCTTCACCTACCCCATCCTTCAGGCGGCGGACATCCTGCTGTACGACGCGACCGTTGTGCCCGTCGGCGAAGACCAGCGGCAGCACATCGAACTCACGCGCGACCTCGCGAACCGCTTCAACACGCGGTTCGGCGAGACCTTTGTAGTGCCCGAGGTGCAAATCCTCAAGGAGACCGCGAAGGTCTACGACCTGCAGGACCCGAACGCCAAGATGTCGAAATCTGCCGCGACCGATTCTGGTGTGCTGTGGCTCCTCGACGAGCCGGCGCGCACCGCGAAAAAGATCAAGTCGGCGGTGACGGATGCCGAGCGCGAGGTTCGTTTCGACCGCGAGAACAAGGCCGGGGTATCGAACCTGCTCACCATCCACTCTGTGCTGTCCGGGCGTTCCATCGCCGACCTCGAAGTCGAGTTCGACGGCAAAGGGTACGGCGACCTCAAGGGCGCGGTGGCGGAGGTCGTGGCATCCGAATTCGGCCCCATTCGCGAACGTGCGCTGGAGCTGCTCGCCGACCCCGCCGAGCTCGATCGGATCCTGGGCGCCGCGGCCGACCGAGCGGCGGAGATCGCCGACGCAACCCTGCGCCGCGTCTACGACGCGGTCGGTTTCCTCCCGAAGCCCTAA
- the ribH gene encoding 6,7-dimethyl-8-ribityllumazine synthase, which translates to MSGAGSPTIHTDGTGLKVTIVAGQWHEEITNGLLAGARRALGEAGVEITEVRVPGSFELPVASKAALDAGADAVVALGVIIRGGTPHFEYVSDAATSGLTQVSLLTGKPVGFGVLTLDDEQQGIDRAGLPGSKEDKGAEAAEAAVATAILLRSLRG; encoded by the coding sequence ATGAGCGGCGCAGGATCGCCCACCATCCACACCGACGGCACGGGCCTGAAGGTCACCATCGTGGCCGGCCAGTGGCACGAGGAGATCACCAACGGGTTGCTCGCGGGGGCGCGGCGTGCGCTCGGTGAGGCCGGGGTCGAGATCACTGAGGTGCGTGTTCCGGGGTCATTCGAGTTGCCCGTGGCCAGCAAGGCAGCGCTCGATGCCGGTGCAGACGCGGTTGTGGCGCTCGGCGTCATCATCCGCGGCGGAACACCCCACTTCGAGTACGTGTCGGATGCGGCGACCTCCGGTCTCACGCAGGTATCACTGCTCACGGGCAAGCCCGTCGGCTTTGGGGTGCTCACCCTCGACGACGAGCAGCAGGGAATCGATCGCGCTGGCCTGCCCGGCTCGAAAGAAGACAAGGGTGCCGAGGCCGCCGAGGCCGCCGTCGCCACGGCGATTCTGCTGCGCTCGCTCCGCGGCTGA
- the ribD gene encoding bifunctional diaminohydroxyphosphoribosylaminopyrimidine deaminase/5-amino-6-(5-phosphoribosylamino)uracil reductase RibD, producing MTAAPHENAVRDSTAPYEHAMRHALSLASRGPVTGGNPQVGCVLLSPDGEIVAEGWHRGAGTPHAEVDALSKVDDARGLTAVVTLEPCNHHGRTGPCSVALIVAGVARVVYAVDDPGRASSGGATHLRNAGVDVVPGVLADEAETFLTKWLTATRRGTPWVTLKWAASLDGRSAAADGSSQWITGTAARQLVHEQRAESDAILVGTGTVIADDPSLTARGDAGELLAHQPLPVVVGERPVPEGAKLREREFVAAHSRDLEEVLRDLYGRGIRRAYVEGGPTLASAFVRAGLVDEFLVFVAPKLIGGPRIAVDDLGIGSIDEAIPLTFTGVEALGDDILITAVPATKVEE from the coding sequence ATGACCGCCGCACCGCACGAGAACGCCGTGCGCGACAGCACAGCGCCGTACGAGCACGCCATGCGGCACGCGCTCAGCCTCGCCTCCCGCGGCCCCGTCACGGGTGGCAACCCGCAGGTGGGCTGCGTGCTCCTCTCCCCCGACGGCGAGATCGTCGCCGAGGGCTGGCACCGCGGCGCCGGCACACCCCACGCCGAGGTCGACGCCCTCTCGAAGGTCGACGACGCCCGCGGTCTCACCGCCGTCGTCACCCTGGAACCGTGCAACCACCACGGCCGCACCGGCCCGTGCAGCGTCGCGCTCATCGTGGCGGGGGTCGCTCGCGTCGTCTACGCGGTGGATGACCCGGGCCGAGCATCCTCGGGTGGTGCAACCCACCTCCGCAATGCGGGTGTCGACGTGGTGCCCGGCGTTCTCGCCGACGAGGCGGAAACCTTCCTGACGAAGTGGCTTACCGCAACCCGCAGGGGCACCCCGTGGGTGACCCTCAAGTGGGCCGCGAGCCTCGACGGGCGCTCGGCTGCTGCCGACGGCTCGAGCCAGTGGATCACGGGCACGGCGGCGCGGCAGCTTGTGCACGAGCAGCGGGCCGAGTCCGACGCGATCCTCGTGGGTACGGGTACCGTCATCGCCGATGACCCGAGCCTCACCGCCCGGGGGGATGCCGGCGAGTTACTCGCCCACCAGCCGCTTCCGGTGGTCGTGGGCGAGCGGCCCGTGCCGGAGGGCGCGAAGCTGCGCGAACGGGAGTTCGTGGCGGCCCACTCTCGGGACCTCGAGGAGGTGCTGCGCGATCTGTATGGCCGTGGCATCCGGCGCGCCTATGTCGAAGGCGGCCCGACCTTGGCGAGCGCGTTCGTTCGCGCGGGTCTCGTGGACGAGTTCCTCGTTTTTGTGGCGCCGAAGCTCATCGGCGGGCCACGGATCGCCGTCGACGACCTCGGTATCGGGTCGATCGACGAGGCGATCCCCCTGACGTTCACCGGTGTCGAAGCCCTCGGCGACGACATCCTCATCACAGCAGTACCAGCCACGAAGGTGGAGGAGTAA
- the ribA gene encoding GTP cyclohydrolase II, giving the protein MSLAEIPAALDALRAGRPVIVVDNESRENEGDVIMAAQFATQEWLAWTIRHTSGFVCAPMTNEIADRLELPLMVADNQDPLGTAYTVSVDAADRLSTGISAADRAHTLRVLADPSATPTRLRRPGHILPLRANDGGVRSRPGHTEAAVDLLKLAGLMPVGVIAEIVAEDGEMMRLPGLIALGADNELPVITIAALIDYLQEWHCDRDVPVAVEIPESPRVTFEVETTIPTTHGAFRFRAYRDRTTGADHLAIIADDPVTGDAPTNGALARVHSECVTGEVFGSEKCECGPQLDAALDEIQRSGGVVVYMRGHEGRGIGLINKLKAYRLQEAGLDTLDANIALGFPADARDYGAAVDILRDLGLTEIRLLTNNPDKVLQLADHGMTVLDQVPLVVGVGEFNEAYLETKRDRMGHLLPSDAVLDAEVAINTGTTTPTKGIS; this is encoded by the coding sequence ATGAGTCTCGCCGAGATCCCCGCAGCGCTCGACGCGCTGCGCGCGGGCCGCCCCGTCATCGTCGTCGACAACGAGAGCCGCGAGAACGAGGGTGACGTCATCATGGCCGCCCAGTTCGCCACCCAGGAGTGGCTCGCGTGGACGATCCGTCACACGTCCGGTTTTGTGTGCGCGCCCATGACCAACGAGATCGCCGATCGCCTCGAACTGCCGCTCATGGTCGCCGACAACCAGGACCCGCTCGGTACTGCCTACACGGTGTCGGTGGATGCCGCTGATCGACTCAGCACGGGCATCAGCGCTGCCGATCGCGCCCACACCCTCCGGGTGCTGGCCGACCCGTCGGCGACCCCGACGCGGTTGCGGCGCCCCGGTCACATCCTTCCGCTGCGGGCCAACGACGGCGGGGTTCGCTCGCGCCCCGGACACACCGAGGCTGCGGTCGACCTCCTCAAGCTCGCAGGGCTCATGCCCGTCGGCGTGATTGCGGAAATCGTGGCCGAGGACGGCGAGATGATGCGCCTTCCCGGGCTCATCGCCCTCGGTGCGGACAACGAGCTGCCGGTCATCACGATCGCGGCGCTCATCGACTACCTGCAGGAGTGGCACTGCGACCGAGACGTTCCCGTCGCCGTGGAGATCCCGGAGAGCCCTCGCGTGACGTTCGAGGTGGAGACGACCATCCCCACCACCCACGGCGCCTTCCGATTCCGCGCCTACCGCGACCGCACGACGGGGGCCGACCACCTCGCGATCATCGCCGACGACCCCGTCACGGGCGACGCGCCGACCAACGGTGCGCTCGCGCGGGTGCACTCGGAGTGTGTCACCGGCGAAGTGTTCGGCTCGGAGAAGTGCGAATGCGGACCGCAGCTGGATGCAGCCCTCGACGAGATCCAGCGCTCGGGCGGTGTCGTCGTCTACATGCGGGGCCACGAGGGTCGCGGTATCGGCCTCATCAACAAGCTCAAGGCGTACCGCCTTCAGGAGGCAGGCCTCGACACTCTGGACGCGAACATCGCCCTCGGCTTCCCCGCCGATGCTCGCGACTACGGCGCGGCCGTCGACATCCTCCGCGACCTCGGCCTCACCGAAATCCGGCTTCTCACCAACAATCCAGACAAGGTGTTGCAACTGGCAGACCACGGCATGACCGTGCTCGACCAGGTGCCCCTCGTCGTGGGTGTCGGAGAGTTCAACGAGGCCTACCTCGAAACCAAGCGCGACCGTATGGGCCACCTGCTGCCGAGCGACGCAGTCCTCGACGCCGAAGTGGCCATCAACACGGGCACAACTACCCCCACGAAAGGAATCTCATGA
- a CDS encoding riboflavin synthase — MFTGIIEERGEVIAWQQTADAARLTVRAPLAASDAKHGDSISVSGVCLTVVGQGSDWFEADVMDMTIRMSTLAELTPGRHVNIERAMQVGDRLGGHIVQGHIDGTATLLSIEAGSAWRVLRFSLSAEEAPLVARKGSIAVDGVSLTVSAVGDDWFEVSLIPETLEATTLGEREVGDRVNIETDILARHVLRLAEVAPAPSTEEVAS, encoded by the coding sequence ATGTTCACCGGAATCATCGAAGAACGCGGCGAGGTCATCGCTTGGCAGCAGACGGCGGATGCCGCCCGCCTCACGGTGCGCGCCCCGCTCGCCGCGTCTGACGCCAAACATGGCGACTCGATCTCGGTGAGTGGCGTGTGCCTCACCGTTGTCGGGCAAGGTTCCGACTGGTTCGAGGCGGATGTCATGGACATGACGATCCGCATGAGCACCCTCGCCGAGCTCACCCCGGGTCGTCACGTCAACATCGAGCGCGCCATGCAGGTCGGGGACCGATTGGGTGGCCACATCGTCCAGGGTCACATCGACGGCACCGCGACGCTCCTCTCTATCGAGGCGGGCAGCGCATGGCGCGTGCTGCGCTTCAGCCTGTCGGCCGAGGAGGCACCTCTCGTCGCACGCAAGGGTTCCATCGCCGTCGACGGTGTGTCTCTCACGGTGAGCGCCGTCGGTGATGACTGGTTCGAGGTGTCCCTCATCCCGGAGACCCTCGAGGCGACAACCCTCGGCGAGCGCGAGGTTGGCGACCGCGTGAACATCGAGACGGACATCCTCGCGCGCCACGTGCTGAGGCTCGCGGAGGTTGCCCCGGCGCCTTCCACCGAGGAGGTCGCATCATGA
- a CDS encoding ABC transporter ATP-binding protein, producing MSSPRSGRPSRSPFARPQDDGPRASFRQLLPYLAEHRPVLAVVIGLSILAAGASLAQPALVSQVITVVQSGESLGMLVWALIGLVVASAVLSGFQHYLLQRTGTSVVYSARRQLVRRMLRLPISEFDTRRTGDLVSRVGSDTTLLYAVITQGLIDAIGGALVFVGALIAMLIIDPVLLGLTVLVIAVAVVTVVTLSMRIRVASRKQQEKVGDLAASVERSLSAVRTVRAANATERETAAIEKDAEGAWQQGLVVARISALVVPVSGIALQVALLVVLGVGGFRVASGAITVASLVAFILFLFMMIMPLGQAFGAINSVNQALGALGRIQEIVTLPLETDRDAEITPVAAIESDAAISFENVEFSYPEGAGPAAAPDDPEGAELAAEERAAADRVVLRGVSFDAPRGKRTALVGPSGAGKSTILALIERFYDPTAGVVRFGGVDIRGLDRVELRSQIGYVEQDAPVLAGTLRENLLLGAPDATEEQCIEVLRSVNLTEVLDRNPLGLDAPVGESGIMLSGGERQRLAIARALLAAPPILLLDESTSSLDGLNEQMLREAIDAVAVDRTLIVIAHRLSTVVDSDQIVVLDHGRVVGVGTHSELVQSTPLYKDLAKHQLLV from the coding sequence ATGAGTTCCCCCCGTAGTGGTCGTCCGTCGCGCTCGCCCTTCGCGCGACCGCAGGACGACGGCCCCCGCGCCAGTTTCCGCCAGCTCCTCCCCTACCTCGCAGAGCACCGACCCGTGCTCGCCGTGGTCATCGGCCTCAGCATCCTCGCCGCCGGCGCGTCGCTCGCCCAGCCCGCACTCGTCAGCCAAGTGATCACCGTCGTTCAGTCGGGCGAATCGCTCGGGATGCTCGTGTGGGCACTCATCGGGCTCGTTGTGGCCTCGGCGGTGCTGAGCGGATTCCAGCACTACCTGCTGCAGAGGACAGGAACATCCGTCGTCTACTCCGCTCGCCGCCAGTTGGTGCGCCGGATGCTGCGGCTCCCGATCAGCGAGTTCGACACACGCCGTACCGGCGACCTCGTCTCGCGGGTTGGCTCGGACACGACGTTGCTCTACGCCGTCATCACCCAGGGGCTCATCGACGCCATCGGCGGCGCGCTCGTTTTTGTGGGTGCGCTCATCGCCATGCTCATCATCGACCCCGTACTCCTCGGGCTCACCGTGCTCGTGATCGCGGTCGCCGTGGTTACCGTCGTGACCCTCTCCATGCGCATCCGGGTCGCCAGCCGTAAACAGCAGGAGAAGGTCGGCGACCTCGCGGCGTCGGTGGAGCGCTCGCTCTCCGCCGTGCGCACGGTGCGTGCCGCGAACGCGACCGAGCGCGAGACGGCCGCGATCGAGAAGGACGCGGAGGGGGCGTGGCAGCAGGGGCTCGTTGTTGCGCGCATCTCCGCTCTCGTTGTGCCCGTGTCGGGCATCGCGCTGCAGGTCGCGCTCCTCGTGGTGCTCGGTGTCGGCGGCTTCCGTGTTGCGAGCGGCGCGATCACGGTGGCGAGCCTCGTGGCGTTCATCCTCTTCCTGTTCATGATGATCATGCCGCTCGGCCAGGCTTTCGGTGCCATCAACTCCGTCAACCAAGCGCTCGGTGCTCTCGGTCGCATCCAAGAGATTGTGACGCTACCCCTCGAGACAGATCGCGACGCCGAGATCACTCCCGTCGCCGCGATCGAATCGGATGCCGCGATCTCATTCGAGAACGTCGAGTTCTCCTACCCGGAGGGCGCGGGGCCAGCGGCAGCCCCCGATGACCCGGAGGGCGCGGAACTCGCGGCCGAGGAACGAGCAGCCGCCGACCGTGTTGTGCTGCGCGGCGTCTCCTTCGATGCTCCCCGAGGCAAGCGCACGGCGCTTGTCGGTCCGTCCGGTGCCGGCAAGAGCACGATTCTCGCGCTCATCGAACGGTTCTACGACCCCACCGCCGGGGTGGTCCGATTCGGTGGTGTGGACATCCGCGGGCTCGATCGTGTCGAGTTGCGCAGCCAGATCGGGTACGTCGAACAGGATGCCCCCGTGCTTGCGGGAACGCTCCGCGAGAACCTGTTGCTTGGTGCCCCGGATGCCACGGAAGAGCAGTGCATCGAGGTGCTGCGGTCGGTGAACCTCACCGAGGTGCTCGACCGCAACCCGCTCGGGCTGGACGCCCCCGTCGGGGAATCCGGGATCATGCTCTCCGGGGGTGAGCGTCAGCGTTTGGCCATCGCCCGTGCGCTGCTCGCGGCACCCCCCATCCTGTTGCTCGACGAGTCGACGTCCTCGCTCGACGGCCTCAACGAGCAGATGCTGCGCGAGGCGATCGACGCCGTCGCGGTCGACCGCACCCTCATCGTGATCGCGCACCGACTCTCGACGGTTGTCGACTCTGACCAGATCGTGGTGCTCGACCACGGTCGCGTCGTGGGTGTCGGCACCCACTCCGAGCTCGTGCAGTCCACCCCGCTCTACAAGGACCTCGCGAAGCACCAGCTCCTCGTGTAG